Proteins encoded together in one Lathyrus oleraceus cultivar Zhongwan6 chromosome 5, CAAS_Psat_ZW6_1.0, whole genome shotgun sequence window:
- the LOC127078338 gene encoding agamous-like MADS-box protein AGL80: protein MARKKVKLAYITCNSKRRETFRKRKSGIIKKVNEISTLCGIEACAIIYDRNNPQPEVWPSDVGVKNVLFKFRSLPELERSKKMVDQEAFLRQSIAKIYEQLKKQREETRKKEMTNIIHHYIQSGEFNAMNLMSKHDLNDLSSFIDENLKEIEQTMKGVPTEVREEVRNGAEVMNGREVVHENINHVHGQVNGGNEQLANMGQFVQGNENNIGDEMPLNFPQWPMDFSMFQFPFINDGPNGF, encoded by the exons ATGGCCAGAAAGAAGGTCAAACTTGCATACATAACTTGTAACTCGAAGAGGAGGGAAACATTCAGAAAGAGGAAATCGG GTATAATCAAGAAAGTGAATGAAATCAGCACTCTTTGTGGGATAGAAGCATGTGCAATAATCTATGATAGAAACAATCCTCAACCAGAGGTTTGGCCATCAGATGTCGGAGTCAAAAATGTTTTGTTCAAGTTTAGGAGTTTGCCTGAACTTGAACGAAGCAAAAAGATGGTGGATCAAGAAGCTTTCTTGAGGCAAAGCATAGCGAAAATCTACGAGCAGTTGAAGAAACAAAGGGAGGAAACCAGAAAGAAGGAAATGACCAATATCATTCATCATTACATTCAAAGTGGTGAATTTAATGCTATGAATTTAATGAGCAAACACGATCTCAATGATTTGTCTTCTTTTATAGATGAAAATCTGAAGGAAATCGAGCAAACGATGAAAGGAGTGCCAACCGAAGTGCGAGAGGAGGTCAGAAATGGAGCTGAAGTGATGAATGGAAGAGAGGTGGTGCATGAAAATATTAATCATGTCCATGGGCAGGTGAATGGAGGAAATGAACAACTAGCAAATATGGGTCAGTTTGTCCAAGGAAATGAGAACAACATTGGTGATGAAATGCCACTTAATTTCCCACAATGGCCTATGGATTTTTCCATGTTTCAATTTCCATTTATTAACGATGGTCCAAATGGATTTTAA